Proteins from a single region of Pseudomonadota bacterium:
- a CDS encoding phosphopentomutase: MARVFLVVLDSVGIGGAPDADRFFNGDVPDTGANTVGHIAEACAEGRGDEVGLRSGPLRVPNLARLGLGRAMEIASGVDHPDLRVADLKGRFAAASEVSRGKDTPSGHWEIAGVPVPFDWGYFPKTQPVFPPDLMEAFIVEASLPGTLCNAHGSGTVVVADFGAEHIASGKPIVYTSADSVFQIAAHETHFGLERLYQICEVARRLVDPMNIGRVIARPFVGETGQTFQRTSNRKDFAIPPPEPTVLNRVKDAGGQVIALGKLGDIFAMNGIDEVRKSPGIKGLFEVLLETVDGDREAQPGDLIFANFVDFDSEFGHRRNIAGYADALERFDQLVPSLLNALREDDLLILTADHGNDPSWVGTDHTRERVPVLITAHGLKPGDAGVLDTFADIGETAAKWLGLPAGRHGVSIL, encoded by the coding sequence ATGGCCCGGGTCTTTCTTGTGGTCCTCGATAGTGTCGGGATAGGTGGCGCACCTGATGCAGACCGGTTTTTCAACGGTGATGTGCCCGACACAGGGGCCAACACTGTGGGCCACATTGCGGAAGCCTGCGCCGAGGGTCGGGGCGATGAGGTCGGTCTTCGATCCGGTCCCTTACGCGTCCCAAACCTTGCAAGACTTGGGTTGGGCCGTGCGATGGAAATCGCAAGCGGGGTCGACCATCCTGATTTGCGTGTAGCAGACCTCAAGGGGCGCTTCGCGGCGGCAAGCGAAGTTTCCAGGGGCAAAGACACGCCTTCTGGCCATTGGGAGATTGCGGGTGTTCCTGTGCCGTTCGACTGGGGCTATTTTCCGAAGACGCAGCCCGTCTTCCCTCCCGATTTGATGGAAGCTTTCATAGTTGAAGCGAGTTTGCCCGGCACGCTCTGTAACGCTCACGGATCGGGCACAGTTGTTGTGGCGGACTTCGGCGCGGAGCACATCGCAAGCGGCAAGCCGATCGTCTACACCTCAGCGGACTCGGTCTTCCAGATCGCGGCACACGAGACCCACTTTGGGCTCGAGCGCCTGTATCAAATCTGTGAAGTGGCGCGTCGCCTTGTCGATCCGATGAATATCGGCCGGGTGATTGCACGACCATTCGTCGGCGAAACCGGGCAGACGTTCCAGCGCACCTCCAATCGCAAGGATTTTGCGATTCCGCCCCCGGAACCGACCGTGCTCAACCGGGTCAAGGATGCGGGCGGGCAGGTCATAGCCTTGGGTAAGCTCGGCGATATATTCGCGATGAACGGGATCGACGAGGTTCGCAAGAGCCCTGGCATTAAAGGCCTATTCGAGGTTCTTTTGGAGACAGTGGACGGCGATAGAGAAGCACAACCTGGTGATCTGATCTTCGCGAACTTTGTCGACTTCGACAGCGAGTTTGGTCACCGCCGGAATATAGCCGGTTATGCCGATGCGCTTGAGCGCTTTGATCAGCTGGTCCCAAGTCTCCTGAATGCGCTGCGCGAAGACGATCTTCTGATCCTCACCGCCGATCACGGCAATGATCCCAGCTGGGTCGGCACCGACCACACCCGCGAACGGGTCCCGGTTCTGATAACCGCCCATGGGCTCAAGCCAGGTGATGCAGGCGTGCTCGACACGTTTGCAGACATCGGGGAGACGGCTGCGAAATGGCTTGGTCTCCCTGCAGGGCGCCATGGGGTGTCGATCCTGTGA
- the add gene encoding adenosine deaminase, which translates to MAWSPCRAPWGVDPVIAIPLAELHCHIEGAAPPELVRELAQRNGQDITGLIDEDDGYIWSNFDSFLGAYDRAASVFTRPEDYAELAYAYACALAEQGTIYSEIFASTDHAEQAGVDPVAYLDALAAGQKRAEAEHGIACRIIPTGVRHFGKVSIYRAAEIAVHAAKSNSHIVGFGLAGSETAGTVNDASPAFDRCAAAGLGLTCHAGEWTGPDTIRDALTLGVTRIGHGIRAADDTLLVAELVQRGITLEVCPQSNLVLQAVRSQTAHPAMRLHNQGVLVTANSDDPPHFHTSLEKDYATMVRLLGGADRPLRAMLTRNALNSAFMDEETRAKLLAKLDEAVASA; encoded by the coding sequence ATGGCTTGGTCTCCCTGCAGGGCGCCATGGGGTGTCGATCCTGTGATCGCCATTCCGCTCGCCGAACTGCACTGCCACATCGAAGGGGCTGCGCCGCCAGAGCTCGTGCGTGAACTGGCTCAACGCAATGGGCAGGACATCACCGGACTGATCGATGAAGATGACGGCTACATCTGGTCGAATTTCGACAGTTTTCTCGGCGCTTACGATCGGGCTGCAAGCGTTTTCACTCGGCCCGAGGATTACGCCGAACTCGCTTATGCCTATGCTTGTGCTCTGGCGGAGCAGGGGACGATCTATTCGGAAATTTTCGCATCGACGGACCATGCCGAACAGGCCGGCGTGGACCCCGTCGCCTACCTCGATGCCCTTGCTGCAGGGCAGAAGCGCGCCGAAGCCGAGCATGGCATTGCGTGCCGCATCATCCCAACGGGTGTCCGTCATTTCGGCAAGGTCAGTATCTATCGGGCTGCCGAGATAGCCGTGCACGCAGCCAAGTCGAACTCCCACATTGTGGGTTTTGGCCTTGCTGGTTCTGAAACGGCAGGAACCGTCAACGATGCCAGCCCGGCTTTCGACAGGTGTGCCGCGGCCGGGCTGGGACTGACGTGCCATGCCGGTGAATGGACCGGGCCAGATACCATCCGTGATGCGCTCACGCTGGGTGTCACGCGCATTGGCCACGGTATCCGGGCTGCCGACGATACGCTGCTGGTGGCCGAGCTCGTTCAGCGCGGAATCACGCTCGAGGTCTGTCCGCAATCCAATTTGGTGCTGCAAGCGGTTCGATCGCAGACAGCACATCCTGCCATGCGGCTGCACAATCAAGGTGTGCTCGTGACCGCCAACTCCGATGACCCGCCACACTTTCATACGTCGCTTGAAAAGGACTACGCGACGATGGTCCGCCTGTTGGGCGGAGCCGACCGCCCCTTGCGCGCCATGCTGACGCGCAATGCGCTCAACTCGGCCTTCATGGATGAGGAAACCCGCGCAAAACTCTTGGCAAAACTAGACGAGGCAGTTGCGTCCGCCTAG
- the deoA gene encoding thymidine phosphorylase, translated as MDFLPQELIAKKRDGGTLTTDEIGFLVDGITSGGVTDAQISAFAMSVFFQGMQMNERVALTLAMRDSGDVLDWSHLNGPALDKHSTGGVGDNLSLMLAPIVAACGGYVPMISGRGLGHTGGTLDKMDSIPGYQTQPDNETFRRTVEACGCAIIGQTASLAPADKRFYGVRDVTATVESIDLITASILSKKLAAGLNGLVLDVKSGSGAFMPSHAQSEALADSLVAVANGAGTKTSALLTDMNEVLGHAAGNAVEVATAVEFLTGRAQDPRVREVTLALCAEMLVLGDLADETNALSKVADALDNGQAAEMFARMVQTLGGPSDFVERYRAYLITPEVVRDIPAPQTGEVVAMDTRAVGNAVVALGGGRINPQDSIDHAVGLTNIIACGQRLEKGEPLARVLARTPEAADEAERRVSAAVTIGNASDPRPAIYRRLAPTGTS; from the coding sequence TGTGACCGACGCCCAGATCTCGGCGTTTGCCATGTCTGTTTTCTTTCAAGGCATGCAGATGAACGAGCGGGTTGCGCTGACGCTGGCGATGCGCGACTCCGGCGATGTCCTCGACTGGTCGCATCTCAATGGTCCCGCGCTCGACAAGCACTCAACGGGAGGCGTTGGCGACAATCTGTCGTTGATGCTCGCCCCGATCGTCGCAGCATGCGGTGGTTACGTTCCCATGATATCCGGACGCGGTTTGGGCCATACGGGCGGCACGCTCGACAAGATGGACTCCATTCCCGGCTATCAGACCCAACCTGACAATGAGACCTTTCGGAGAACCGTCGAAGCGTGCGGGTGCGCGATCATAGGGCAGACCGCGAGCCTCGCGCCTGCGGACAAGCGCTTTTATGGCGTGCGGGACGTGACAGCGACGGTCGAAAGCATCGACCTGATCACCGCATCCATCCTCTCAAAGAAACTTGCTGCGGGCCTCAATGGCTTGGTGCTGGACGTCAAATCCGGCTCGGGCGCTTTCATGCCTTCCCATGCGCAAAGCGAAGCGCTGGCGGACAGTCTTGTGGCCGTGGCGAACGGCGCAGGAACCAAGACCTCGGCCCTCCTGACCGACATGAATGAAGTGCTGGGTCACGCTGCCGGAAACGCAGTTGAGGTCGCGACCGCCGTGGAATTTTTGACCGGCCGAGCCCAAGACCCGCGCGTGCGTGAGGTGACGCTGGCCCTGTGTGCTGAGATGCTGGTTTTGGGGGACTTGGCGGACGAAACAAACGCACTGTCGAAAGTTGCTGATGCACTGGATAACGGTCAAGCCGCAGAGATGTTCGCGCGTATGGTGCAGACGTTAGGTGGACCTTCGGACTTCGTTGAGCGCTACCGCGCATACCTGATCACCCCGGAAGTCGTCCGAGACATTCCGGCACCGCAGACCGGCGAAGTGGTCGCAATGGACACCAGAGCGGTTGGAAACGCCGTTGTTGCTCTCGGTGGTGGGCGGATAAATCCGCAAGATTCCATCGATCATGCTGTCGGACTCACAAACATCATCGCTTGCGGGCAAAGGCTCGAAAAGGGCGAGCCGCTGGCGCGGGTTCTGGCGCGTACGCCTGAAGCAGCCGACGAGGCCGAGCGCCGGGTGTCGGCGGCCGTCACCATCGGTAACGCGTCTGATCCGCGACCAGCGATCTATCGCCGTTTGGCGCCCACAGGTACGTCGTGA